A single region of the Triticum dicoccoides isolate Atlit2015 ecotype Zavitan chromosome 2B, WEW_v2.0, whole genome shotgun sequence genome encodes:
- the LOC119361554 gene encoding uncharacterized protein LOC119361554 produces the protein MPPRPTVDDTVDATPLHLHAISRRLRTTSNSTTLCNPRPTPSGRNTIPKYHRRPNRGTEAFACAHGRGGGRMIHTEASRKVISAEGVNFGAAAHAGLEFRPDPCPPARSVQAKLASTEVATVASTNRSRSSWRRCLPWNSGRQSRSRRSAAASTPPTQPWKAPVCTRGCRPPGRPHRAPPIEAAAARSPRRLGHRRSDLKQIDHDHHRRAPNSPPRDHRGKQLLSSPPQPSLARPIANAPPIAAERHPRQCERMKNLIKFWSAVTTATTHVMFLHCTESPRPRSECTPEEIAKLDAESAKRRERRAVVKVNAAAAKRAAQHKELEAARRKARYMEDVIFDGGHGRTYDPEEIQSQDGRAEYVPDEEADDRADYDHGDSWHEDDDIYVEGDAEEEESNDVDISGASLFIDKLTQGAEAQKKRKSIRTAFQSLEAFKARHNDKPFTVTHCWTIINNCPKFKDQYRELQRKRGMKTVKFAGGGDGEALKRPRGNTNSKVDDIRDASSMALHETLHGMVSQKDVRDEKKRQSKDEQMKQYLDHQRQKLEMEEVAKRRKIDMEEAARQRQLDIEADNVKARQRQLDIEATNAATKAKEVALAIMSVDLSKMSDKTRAWFEARQKEMLDAEGLN, from the exons ATGCCGCCGAGACCCACCGTCGATGATACTGTTGATGCCACACCGCTCCACCTACATGCCATCTCGCGTCGACTCCGAACTACCAGCAACTCCACCACCCTGTGCAATCCTCGGccgacgccttcaggaaggaacaCGATACCAAAGTACCATCGTCGGCCAAACAGAGGAACAGAGGCTTTTGCCTGCGCTCATGGCAGAGGTGGGGGGCGTATGATCCACACCGAAGCCTCCAGGAAGGTAATCAGCGCCGAGGGCGTCAACTTTGGTGCGGCCGCCCATGCCGGCCTGGAGTTTCGCCCGGATCCATGCCCACCCGCCAGATCCGTCCAGGCAAAATTGGCGTCGACCGAAGTCGCTACCGTAGCCAGCACGAACCGGAGTAGATCGAGTTGGAGACGATGCCTCCCATGGAACTCCGGGCGGCAATCGAGGAGCCGCCGTAGCGCCGCCGCGTCCACGCCGCCCACTCAGCCGTGGAAGGCCCCCGTCTGCACCCGCGGGTGCCGCCCGCCAGGCAGGCCGCACCGCGCGCCACCGATCGAGGCCGCCGCCGCGAGATCCCCGCGCCGCTTGGGGCACCGGCGGTCAGATCTGAAGCAAATCGACCACGACCACCATAGGCGCGCCCCGAACAGCCCCCCACGCGACCACCGAGGGAAGCAGCTCCTGTCGTCGCCCCCTCAGCCCTCGCTGGCGCGCCCCATTGCTAACGCGCCGCCAATTGCCGCCGAACGCCACCCGCGCCAG TGTGAACGCATGAAAAATCTCATAAAGTTTTGGAGCGCCGTGACCACTGCAACAACACATGTAATGTTCTTGCATTGTACAGAATCACCAAGA ccgcggtcggagtgcacgccggaggagatcgccaagttggacgcggaatcggcgaagaggagggaacggagagcgGTCGTCAAGGTCAATGCCGCCGCGGCCAAGAGAGCCGCCCAGCACAAGGAGCTAgaggccgcgcggcgcaaggc ccggtacatggaggacgtgatcttcGATGGTGGGCATGGCCGTACCTACGACCCCGAGGAGatccaaagtcaggatggccgcgccgAGTACGTCcccgatgaagaggccgacgaccgtgctgactacgaccatggtgactcatggcatgaagatgatgacatctatgtcgaaggtgatgcagaagaagaagaaagcaATGACGTTGATATTAGTGGTGCGTCATTGTTCATTGACAAGCTCACCCAAGGAGCGGAggcacaaaagaagaggaagagcattcgcac ggcatttcaatctttggaggcattcaaggcccggcacaatgacaagccattcactgttacgcattgttggacgatcatcaacaattgccctaagttcaaggatcAATACCGTGAACTTCAAAGAAAGAGAGGCATGAAGACGGTCAAGTTCGCCGGAGGTGgggatggcgaggcgttgaagaggccgaggggcaataccaactccaaggtggacgacatacgtgacgcctcatccatggccttgcatgagactttgcatggcatggtgtcccaaaaggatgtgagggacgagaagaagcggcaaagcaaggacgagcaaatgaagcaatacctagaccatcaaagacagaagcttgagatggaggaggtggccaagaggaggaagatcgacatggaggag gcggccaggcaaaggcagctcgacatcgaggccgacaacgtcaaggccaggcagaggcagctcgacatcgaggccaccaatgccgccaccaaagcgaaggaggtagcccttgcgatcatgagcgtggacttgtcgaagatgagcgacaagacgagggcctggttcgaggccaggcagaaggagatgctcgacgccgaaggcctgaactag